GGTATAGTAAAAACCATCCCTGTTAGGCATTTAAAAGTAAAATCGTGAAAAATCCCCACTATAGAACAGTCGGACTGGTAGGAGAAGGGCAATTTGGCAAAGTTTACGGGGCAATTGTCAGGGAAACGGGAGAATTAGTGGCCCTAAAAGAATTAAACCCTCAAAAGTTCTCTACCAAAAGGTTTTTGAGGGAAATTCGCATTCTCCTGAAACTAGAACACCCCAATATTATCCGTTGTTATGGCGTTGCTCATAGCGGCGACAAAAGATATTTAGTGACAGAATACTGTGAGGGGGGAAGTCTCAGGGATTTAATCTGCAAGAGTCAGACTATTAGTTTGTTACAAAGGTTAAAGATTGTTTTAGATATTCTAGACGGTTTACACTATGCCCACACTGAGGGGATTATCCACCGCGACTTGAAACCAGAAAATATCCTTTTGTCGGTTACCAGTCAGGGGTGGAAGGCTAAAATCTCCGACTTTGGCGTAGCTAAAATTGAAAGAGAAGATACAAATGGAAGCGTTGGTGATACAGGATCCCCCGCCTATATGGCGCCAGAGCAATTTTATGGCAAATATTATTATGCCTCGGACATTTATGCCACAGGGGTTATCCTCTATGAATTATTAGTGGGAGATAGGCCATTTAAAGGAAGCCCCTATGAGATAATGTTAGGCCATTTAAATCGCCCTCCTGTCTTCCCAAAAAATCTCCCTGCCAGTTTGCGTCTAATTCTAAGACAGGCCCTTCAAAAATTACCCCAACACCGTTTCCGCACTGCCCTAGAAATGAAGGGGGAAATCCTGAGGGCAATCCTCGAGCTGGAGGATTCCGGGGTTTCTTTTTACGACAAACTGCTTCCTAACCGGTTATCTCTAAATTTGATTCAACAAAATTTGCTCCAAGAAAAGGTTAATTTTATAGTGACTAGAGACAGGGCAATATACCTGGCAGGTGACAAGAAAGTAGTGGTCAAGACTTTTCTCTTCAACTCCAGGAAGAAAGTATTTGAGTTTTGTTTTAAGACTCTTTATTTTTTTGAGAGGGTTGTAAAACACCTAACCGTATTGGAGAATGGATGTCTTGTAGCTACGGGCGGAGACTCACTCCCCTATTTTGATTTTTACCACTGTCACGGACAAAAATGTCAAATTTTGGGAATAAAAACCAGTGATTTGCGCTATGGAGCAGCCACGGATGGTAGTTGGTTGGCAGTCAGTAAAATTAAACATGAAGAGGAGGGATTTCAGTTAATCAATCTCAAAAAGTTAGCCCCAGTTACCCCCCTAATTAAAGAGTTTATTCCCAAACAAATTATAGGACTAGATCGTCGTCATGGCGTGGTGATTTACACCCAAGATAACATCAATAAGGACTACACTTATTTCCGGTTTTTTAACAGAAGAGGCATGTGGTATGACACCTATACTGTATTTGTGCCTTTGACAGGAGTAGTCTTTCATTCCCGGGAATCTAAGGCATTTTTAGCCAGGGAAAAACAAACAAATAACATGATTTTAATTAAGTTTTATCCTTTTTCAGTGCAAAGAATTCCCCTGAGTTTCTATGCCGATTATTATCTACCCCTCAACGAAGGTTTTTGTTGTATAAACAGGGATGGTAAAATAGCCCTAGTAGGCTTAGATGGAGAGATGATGGGGGAATCAAAAATAGGAATTGTAGATAGAATTAACTCCGCTGCCCCCCTGTTGGAAGATAAAATCATCCTCCTAGGGGAGAAAGATGGACAACAAAAACTCCTAGTCTACGAAATAAAAGTTAGTGTAGATAACATCAATAGGAAAATAGTGCCCCTAGAGGAATATAGAATCACAAAGGGGAAATAAACAAGAAGACTCGCTATTTCTCCAGATTGGCACGGGCGTCTTTTACTGCCAGTACAAAGGAAACCACCGAAGTAGGGACACTGGCTGCCAGAATTAGGATAGTATTAGTTTGACCCAAGTCGGGCATTCCCGAGCCCAATTCAAACAAACAGCCTACCATTGCTATACTAGCAACACAACAGAGCATAAGTAAAAGACCACTCTTAACAGTCAGATACATAGTCTAATCTCCCGTACTGTGGGGGGCTTTTGAAAAAATGATAGCATTGCCGGTGGCCACAAGGCCTTAAGGGGTAGGAAAGATAGGATTTAGGGGGTAGGGGGTAGGAGGGGGTGGGATGTGGTGGTTGGCGGCTAGGGGCATGTTATGAAACCATAAGCCCATACTAGGAATACAGTAGTAGCCGCCAGGGCATTTAGGGATCAACCCAACGCCCGTCTGCCTTAATCAGATTAATTAACTCCTTCACCCCATCTTCCTGGGGCACTCTTTTAATTTCCTCCCTTCCACGATACAACGCTATATATCCCGGTTGTTTGCCCACATAACCATAGTCAGCATCTGCCATTTCCCCGGGGCCATTCACAATACAGCCCATTACAGCTATATTTAAGCCAGTCAGATGTTTAGTAGCCTCTCTCACCTCATGTAGTACCTTTTCCAGATTAAAGAGAGTACGACCACAGGAGGGGCAGGCTACATATTCTACCATGGTTCGGCGTAAACCTAGGGCTTGGAGTATTTCATAGCAAACTGGTATTTCTTTTTCTGGGGCTTCGGTGAGGGAGACACGGATGGTATCACCGATGCCCTCAGCCAGGAGAGTGGCAATGCCGGCGGTGGATTTAATTCTACCATATTCGCCATCCCCCGCCTCTGTGACTCCCAGGTGTATGGGGTAATCCATCCCCAACTCATCCATGCGTTTAACCATTAAACGGTTAGCGGCTATCATCACTGGCACCCGGGAAGCCTTTAGGGATATAACTAGATTGCGGAAATCTAGAGATTCACAGATTCTGATAAATTCTAGGGCAGATTGTACCATCCCCTCTGGAGTATCCCCGTAGGTGAATAGCATTCTTTCTGACAATGAGCCATGGTTTACGCCTATACGCATGGCTTTCCCCTGTTCTTTTAGAGATAATACCAGAGGTTCGAGGGTTTGCTTGATTTTTTCCCCTATTTCGGCAAATTCTTCCTCTGTGTAACAGGTGCGATTCTCCTTGGGCTTTTCAAACACATACAAGCCTGGGTTTATTCTCACCTTGTCCACATATTTTGCCACCTCCAGGGCGATTTTCATGCCATTGTGATGCACATCTGCCACCAGAGGCACAGGTTTATAGGTATCCTCCAATTTAGCTTTAATGTCCCTTACCGCCTTAGCATGGGCTAGACTGGGTACAGTTACCCTTACTATCTCACAACCCATTTCGTGGAGACGACGAATGGCGGCCACGGAGGCATCCACATCCAGAGTATCCTCGTTAATCATGGATTGTACCACCACTGGGTGTCCACCCCCGATAGTCACGTTGCCCACTTTTACAGGGCGGGTTTTCCTACGATGAATTGTAGTATCAAATAGTCTAGGATCGTCCGGAAGGGGTATGCCACTGGGATTGGTAGGTTTATCAATAGTTTGCATGGTTTTATTTTTATAGCTAAATTGGCTTTTTTTTTCCCTCTTATTGTAATCTAGAATGGTCAGTTTCGGTTGGACTGAGGGCAATGCAGTGGGTTAGATGAGGAAACATGATATAATTCTTCTTAGCTGTTTTATTTGCCTTCTCGAGCCTAGGTGGAAATGGCATTACAATCCTCATCTGTGGACCCAATATGGCCTTTATTCTTTAAACTGTTCTATGTTTTAAAGACCTGAGAACTATTATATTTTGTTGTTTATGCATTTCATCATTGTAGCATATTTTTGTTTTTTATTGAATTAATGTTTAGTCTTATTGTCACAATTATAGTCGTTATTCTTGGCTCAGCTTTTTGTTCGTTAACGGAGACGGTTTTACTCTCTGTTTCTGACATAAGGGTCAAACAATGGGCTCAATCAAAAAAAACAGCAGCTTCGGTTTTACTGCAGATAAAAAAGAAAATAAATCGTCCCATAGCAGCTATTGTGATTCTGAACAATATTTTTAACATTGTGGGTAGTGTTTTGGTAGGCACCACTGTAACGGAAACCTTGGGGAGTAGATGGCTAGGATTTGTTTCTACTCTGCTAACTTTCTTGATTATTATTTTCGGTGAAATTTTGCCGAAAACCATGGGGCAGAGATATGCGGAAAATCTGGCATTGTGGCTAGCAATACCGGTTAAATCTATTGCCTTTGTTTTGACTCCTTTTGTGTGGACAATGGAGAAGATAACCACTCCCTTTACGGGGGATAAAATTCTGCCTACCACCAACGAAATGGAAATAAAGCTACTAACAAATATTGGCAGGAATGAGGGGGTAATTGAGGCGGATGAGGCAGAGATGATTAATCGTGTTTTCCATCTTAATGACTTGTCAGCTGGAGATTTAATGACTCCTAGGATTCTTATTACTTATCTCAGGGGTAATCTGACTTTAAACGAGTGTAAGCAGGCAATTATAGATTCCGAACACTCTCGCATTATAGTAGTAAAAGACTCCATTGACGAAGTAGTTGGTATTGCTCTCAAAAATGAATTACTAACAGCAATTATTCAAGGCAGGGGAGAAGAAAAGGTAGCTAACTTAGCCAAGCCTGCAAATTTTGTGCCGGAAACCATGAGGGCGGATTATTTATTAAAACACTTTCAGGAATTAAGACAACATTTAATGGTGGTGGTAGATGAATTTGGGGGAGTTGCCGGGGTTGTCAGTCTGGAAGACGTATTAGAGGTTTTGACTGGAGACATTGTAGACGAGACGGATAAAACAGCCAATATAAGAGAAATTGCTAGGAGAAAACGAGAAAGACTACTCCTGTCTAAAGGCATTGAAATTTAGACATAAACCCTGTTTAAAATTCTCGATGTTTAGGCCTAAAAAACTGGCAATCAAATTCTTGGCAGGATATTGATTAGTTGTGCATTATATCAGTCATAACAAATTTTTAAACATATCCAAAACTGTGAATTGCAGTCATTCACCGTATCAGCTTGATTTATTATAGCCGTCGGCCTGATCTAATAGTCAGATTAGGTGTTGGTAATAGCTAAGGGGCAAGCCTGTGCGTTTTTTTACATCTATGACTGAATTGTATGGCCCATTTTTCTGTCTCTCCAAAACTATTAACCTTGCCGCCTTTGGCTCAATTCCTGCGGCGATTAATTGCTCCTCTGAATATGTATTCAAACGTCGCCAAGACACTCCATAATCCTGTTTGATATCATAGCTAAATGTGATTAGAGGTTCTCTGTCATGGACTATTTTTTCCGGAATACCCGCTACCTCGACTAACTCCTCTAAACTAGTAAAAATAAAACCCTCTTTTCTGATTTCCTCAATCTGATTAGCATAAACAATAGGTAGGTCTAGGCCATAAACCAAATCGTCTTTAGAGGCAGTATTTATATCTATTTTTCTCCCCCTATGCTCTGCTACCAGTTGTGCTATTCTTCTATCACTAATTTCCAGGTTATCCGCGTTTACTTTCAGCTGATATTTATTTTTCAGGGAGAAACTGGTTACTATTTGCGCAATCCAGATTAGAAATCCTATTTGATTGCCACTAAAAATCCAACTGGATATAGTAAAACCTAATCCCAGCCAAATCCAGGACTTGAAGTTGGCTTTACTGCCGGCATAAACCAAGGCTAAACCACCAAAAACCGGTATAACAGAAAACCACACCCATTTAGGTGTTTTCCTAACATTAGCTGGTAAATTTGACATAGGTTTACAGGGAATCCAAATATTTTCTTCTTTTTCTTTCGTATTCTTCTGCTGTAATTATACCAGAGTCATACAGTTGTTTTAACTCCCTTAATGTGTTAACTACATCTGTAGGTATTTTCCCAGAAAAGCCTGTGTTTTCCGCCAAATGGGGATTGTATTTTCTGTTAAAACGCTCATCAGACATCAGCGATAATCCTATTAAATCAAAAATAGATAATATTGCGGGGATTCCAGTCCAGCAGAAAATGAGATACAATACCCCGGCCATATTTTCCCCCAGGTAAAATTTGTGTATGCCAAGGGCGCCTAGAAAAAGTGTTAACAGTATAGCTATGACTCTATTTCTCATAACCTTCCTCCCCTAGAGATTTTTGTTTACCAGTTTTAGTTAATTTGCCAAGCAAAAAATATAAAAACACCAGACAAATTTGGGTTTCTAGCATGGCAATATAGCCTCTTAGCCAGAAGTTAAAATTTGTTAAAGAACTTGAAGAAAATATAACGATGCCCAGAAGCAGGTAGGGCAAAGGTTTAATTTTATTAAGGAAGAACATACCTACACCCGTTAAGGGGCAAAAATAGGGGGCTAACTACATTATATTGAAAGGGAAAAAATATTGGTGTTATTGTTACCAATTTTTGTTAGATGAGGAAAAAATGACATAAAACTAAGACTCAATAAAACTGAGACTCAGTTGTCTACCTGAATTTCTGCCAAGTCGTGTATGACAACATCTGCTTGTTGTAGGTGGCAGGGATAAGATAATTTCCAACAGATACCAATGACGCCACCAGCATTGGCTTTTCTTGCCATGGCAATATCCCCTTGGGAATCTCCCACCATGAGGGTATTTTCCGGTTTCACCCCTATTTTGTCACAAACAGCAAGATATAACCGAGGGTCGGGTTTAGAGATATGGCCGTCTACTCCCATGATGAAATCTATGTAGGGGGTTAGCTGGTGGGTTTCGACAAAGTCTCTTATATTTTGGGTGGTATCAGCGGAGAGAATAGCTAATTTTAACCCCTTTGCGGATAGCCGTTGGATTACCTCCAGACTGCCGGCAAACAGGGGAGAGATGTAACCTCTTTTGGGTAATGCCTTTTCTGCTTCCTCGAAACAAGAGGCGGCAATGGTTAAGGCTTCAAACCAACTCTTGCCGGTTTCTGCGGCGATATAACCGGCGGCAACTATTTGATTTTCTCGGTTACTTCCTACTGCCATTAAACCACTAGGGTTGAAATAGTTTTCTCCCACACCAAAGGCTTTTAACAGAGATGGATAAATCCCTGGAATTTTGGCGTCAATTAATCTTGCCCTATTAATAGCCAGTTGACGTAAAAAATCCTCAGAATCTGCCAGAGTGCCGTCCTTGTCAAAGATTATAGCTCCAATTTCGGCAAATAAACGACCTCTACAACGAATTCGACAGGTATTTGTTAATTTATATTTTTCCTCCATGTTTCCTTACCGTCTATCTCTGCTCAGTGGATTCTTTGCTGTGGGAATTTATAATTATAAACACCTACATCCTCTCCCCACACCCTACCCCCATTCCCCTGATTGTATAATTCCATGATGGAAGAGAAAAAGTAGGGAAAGAATTGATGAAAAGAAGACAATTTTTGACTAACGCCACGATTACGGCAGTGACTTCGGCTACCCTGGTTTCCTGTCAAAGCCAGAATAAGACTACAGTCGTGGCTAATAGTTTACCAGAAGTGCGTTGGCGAATGGTAACAAGTTGGCCAAAATCGTTGGATACTATATACGGGGCAGTGGAGAGTTTGTGCAGTCGAGTTAAGGAATTGAGTGGGGGTAAATTCCAAATTACCCCCTATGCTGCTGGAGAGATTGTACCAGGATTGGAAGTATTTGATGCTGTCCAGAATGGGACAGTAGAATGTGGACACAGTGCCGGTTATTATTATATTGGTAAAAATTCCGCTTTGGCCTTTGCCACCTCCTTGCCTTTTGGCTTATTACCAGCCCAACAAAATGCGTGGTGGTATTATGGAGGAGGATTGGAAGCCATGCGGAAGGTGTATGCCGATTTTAATATTATCAATTTTCCTGCCGGCAGCACAGGGGCGCAAATGGGAGGATGGTTTAAGCGGGAGATTAAGTCTGCCAGTGATTTGAGGGGGTTAAAAATGCGTATTCCCGGCTTGGGGGGGGAAGTGATGGCGGCTTTGGGGGTGACTGTCCAAAATATCCCCGGTGGTGAATTGTTTTTAGCCCTTGACAGGGGTGCTATCGACGCGGCAGAATGGGTAGGGCCCTATGATGACGAAAAACTGGGTTTGAATAAGGTGGCCCAGTATTACTATTATCCCGGCTGGTGGGAGCCTGGGGCAACTTTGGAATTGTTTGTTAACAAGAGGGCCTGGGAAAAACTGCCTAAAGAATATCAAAGCATGCTGGAGGTGGCGGCAAAGGAGGCTAATATGTCCATGCTAGCCCATTATGATTTCGTCAATCAACAGGCTTTACGAAGACTACTGGCAGGTGGCACAAAACTAAACCCCTTTCCGGATGACATTCTAAAGCAGGCAGAGAAAATCGCTTTTGAGATTTACGAGAAAATTTCCGCCCAGAATCCCATGTTTAAAGAAATCTATCAATCATGGCAGGAATTTAGGAAAGGAATTATACAATGGAATTCTATCAATGAGTTGAGTTTTGCCAATTTTGTCCACCGCGCCTAGTATGTCTTTTTTACCGCAATATCGACCAAAAAAACTCTCTCTCGGCTTTTTAGAAAGGGAAATCTTGGATATTGTTTGGGATTTGGGTTATGCTAGTGCCAAGGATATTCATGATCGTATTCTAACTGATCCTGACCGGGAGCTGGCATATGCCTCCGTGATGACGGTTTTA
The Geminocystis sp. M7585_C2015_104 genome window above contains:
- a CDS encoding serine/threonine protein kinase translates to MKNPHYRTVGLVGEGQFGKVYGAIVRETGELVALKELNPQKFSTKRFLREIRILLKLEHPNIIRCYGVAHSGDKRYLVTEYCEGGSLRDLICKSQTISLLQRLKIVLDILDGLHYAHTEGIIHRDLKPENILLSVTSQGWKAKISDFGVAKIEREDTNGSVGDTGSPAYMAPEQFYGKYYYASDIYATGVILYELLVGDRPFKGSPYEIMLGHLNRPPVFPKNLPASLRLILRQALQKLPQHRFRTALEMKGEILRAILELEDSGVSFYDKLLPNRLSLNLIQQNLLQEKVNFIVTRDRAIYLAGDKKVVVKTFLFNSRKKVFEFCFKTLYFFERVVKHLTVLENGCLVATGGDSLPYFDFYHCHGQKCQILGIKTSDLRYGAATDGSWLAVSKIKHEEEGFQLINLKKLAPVTPLIKEFIPKQIIGLDRRHGVVIYTQDNINKDYTYFRFFNRRGMWYDTYTVFVPLTGVVFHSRESKAFLAREKQTNNMILIKFYPFSVQRIPLSFYADYYLPLNEGFCCINRDGKIALVGLDGEMMGESKIGIVDRINSAAPLLEDKIILLGEKDGQQKLLVYEIKVSVDNINRKIVPLEEYRITKGK
- the ispG gene encoding (E)-4-hydroxy-3-methylbut-2-enyl-diphosphate synthase, giving the protein MQTIDKPTNPSGIPLPDDPRLFDTTIHRRKTRPVKVGNVTIGGGHPVVVQSMINEDTLDVDASVAAIRRLHEMGCEIVRVTVPSLAHAKAVRDIKAKLEDTYKPVPLVADVHHNGMKIALEVAKYVDKVRINPGLYVFEKPKENRTCYTEEEFAEIGEKIKQTLEPLVLSLKEQGKAMRIGVNHGSLSERMLFTYGDTPEGMVQSALEFIRICESLDFRNLVISLKASRVPVMIAANRLMVKRMDELGMDYPIHLGVTEAGDGEYGRIKSTAGIATLLAEGIGDTIRVSLTEAPEKEIPVCYEILQALGLRRTMVEYVACPSCGRTLFNLEKVLHEVREATKHLTGLNIAVMGCIVNGPGEMADADYGYVGKQPGYIALYRGREEIKRVPQEDGVKELINLIKADGRWVDP
- a CDS encoding HlyC/CorC family transporter yields the protein MFSLIVTIIVVILGSAFCSLTETVLLSVSDIRVKQWAQSKKTAASVLLQIKKKINRPIAAIVILNNIFNIVGSVLVGTTVTETLGSRWLGFVSTLLTFLIIIFGEILPKTMGQRYAENLALWLAIPVKSIAFVLTPFVWTMEKITTPFTGDKILPTTNEMEIKLLTNIGRNEGVIEADEAEMINRVFHLNDLSAGDLMTPRILITYLRGNLTLNECKQAIIDSEHSRIIVVKDSIDEVVGIALKNELLTAIIQGRGEEKVANLAKPANFVPETMRADYLLKHFQELRQHLMVVVDEFGGVAGVVSLEDVLEVLTGDIVDETDKTANIREIARRKRERLLLSKGIEI
- a CDS encoding helix-hairpin-helix domain-containing protein produces the protein MSNLPANVRKTPKWVWFSVIPVFGGLALVYAGSKANFKSWIWLGLGFTISSWIFSGNQIGFLIWIAQIVTSFSLKNKYQLKVNADNLEISDRRIAQLVAEHRGRKIDINTASKDDLVYGLDLPIVYANQIEEIRKEGFIFTSLEELVEVAGIPEKIVHDREPLITFSYDIKQDYGVSWRRLNTYSEEQLIAAGIEPKAARLIVLERQKNGPYNSVIDVKKRTGLPLSYYQHLI
- a CDS encoding NINE protein, translated to MRNRVIAILLTLFLGALGIHKFYLGENMAGVLYLIFCWTGIPAILSIFDLIGLSLMSDERFNRKYNPHLAENTGFSGKIPTDVVNTLRELKQLYDSGIITAEEYERKRRKYLDSL
- a CDS encoding HAD family hydrolase, with the protein product MEEKYKLTNTCRIRCRGRLFAEIGAIIFDKDGTLADSEDFLRQLAINRARLIDAKIPGIYPSLLKAFGVGENYFNPSGLMAVGSNRENQIVAAGYIAAETGKSWFEALTIAASCFEEAEKALPKRGYISPLFAGSLEVIQRLSAKGLKLAILSADTTQNIRDFVETHQLTPYIDFIMGVDGHISKPDPRLYLAVCDKIGVKPENTLMVGDSQGDIAMARKANAGGVIGICWKLSYPCHLQQADVVIHDLAEIQVDN
- a CDS encoding TRAP transporter substrate-binding protein, translating into MKRRQFLTNATITAVTSATLVSCQSQNKTTVVANSLPEVRWRMVTSWPKSLDTIYGAVESLCSRVKELSGGKFQITPYAAGEIVPGLEVFDAVQNGTVECGHSAGYYYIGKNSALAFATSLPFGLLPAQQNAWWYYGGGLEAMRKVYADFNIINFPAGSTGAQMGGWFKREIKSASDLRGLKMRIPGLGGEVMAALGVTVQNIPGGELFLALDRGAIDAAEWVGPYDDEKLGLNKVAQYYYYPGWWEPGATLELFVNKRAWEKLPKEYQSMLEVAAKEANMSMLAHYDFVNQQALRRLLAGGTKLNPFPDDILKQAEKIAFEIYEKISAQNPMFKEIYQSWQEFRKGIIQWNSINELSFANFVHRA